Genomic DNA from Trueperaceae bacterium:
CGCCTCGATGAGGACGTCCTGGTCGCTGCGCCCCTGGGAGATGAGGTGGGAGATGACGTCGTCCTTGGGCTGGCGGCGGCGCGCGTCGATGGCCGGCTTGACGTCGGTCATGAAGTAGTCGGTGACGGCCAGCTGCAGCCTCACGAACCGGACGAGCTGCCGCGGGTCCCACGACGGGCGCGCACCGCCGTTGGCGATGAACGCCTCGATGCGCGCGTGCATGCCCGGCCGCCGGCTGTCGGTCAGGCCCACGACCTGGGCGGCGACCCCGACGGCCATGCGCATGGCCAGCCCACTGAGCTCCGCCCGCCCACGGGCGGCCGCCTCGGCGACGAGCTCGTCGGCGAGGCGCTCCATCAGGGGCCGGTAACGCTCCTTCGCGGCCAGGGGCGTGAAGAAGCGGGCGATGGCCGTGCGCTGCCTCTTGTGCTCCTCGCCGTCCTGCCACAGCACCGGCGGCTTGGTGCGGAGCGGCGAACGCGACGCCTGCTCGACCCCGAAGCCGTTCTGGCGGGCGACGCTCCCGGCCCTAAGCACCTGGCGCGCCGCGGCCAGCGAACGCACCTCGACCTCGTCGCCTCCGCGGTGCACGACGTAAGGGTCCGGGCTGGGGCTGGCGCCGGGCGGCTGGCTGCGACGGCCGGCACCGTGGAAGGGGCAGACGCCGTCGCCGGCAAGTGTCTCGTCCATGGCCGTTACGATACACGGTGTTTCATAAACTACGTGAGGCTAGACTGGTCCTCGTGAGCTCAGCGGTCGCCAAGGT
This window encodes:
- a CDS encoding cytochrome P450, coding for MDETLAGDGVCPFHGAGRRSQPPGASPSPDPYVVHRGGDEVEVRSLAAARQVLRAGSVARQNGFGVEQASRSPLRTKPPVLWQDGEEHKRQRTAIARFFTPLAAKERYRPLMERLADELVAEAAARGRAELSGLAMRMAVGVAAQVVGLTDSRRPGMHARIEAFIANGGARPSWDPRQLVRFVRLQLAVTDYFMTDVKPAIDARRRQPKDDVISHLISQGRSDQDVLIEAITYGAAGMVTTREFIAMAAWHLLDDAELRRRYLAADEGERQELLAEVIRLEPVVGRLFRRLEGEVALAEGEALPAGSRVVIDVRSANADPAAVGPHPLCLDPDREVAAKGVQRYGLSFGDGHHRCPGSYLALEEADVFLHRLLSLPGLRLVRPPTVTFNDLVQGYELRDMWVEAG